In Antarcticibacterium arcticum, the genomic stretch TTCCAGTGTATTGCTGCCAAACATTTGCGAATATCCCAGGGAAGCGGTGAGATCCTTCCTTATTTTATGCGATCCAAAAATGTCTATTTCGGTGCCCAGATAGGAATTCCCGTTTCCTTCTGGATCTGGGATAGGAACTGCGGAATAAAAAACATGGGGCATTAAGTGTATTTCAGCTACCTTGATGCGGAAGGACAATTTTCCGTAGAGATCTTTTAGTCCAACGGAATTGAAATGGTTCCCCACATAAAAATAATCCATTTGCCCGTTAAAACCATGGTTTGTCCCAAACAACGGGCTAAAAGAACGATGGCTACCTTCGCCTTCAGAAATTTTGGTGCCGGTGAAATATTCGGCCCCCGCGCCTATTGCCCAGGTGCCATTTAACCGGTAATTCAAGTTCCCTCCCGTATAATAAGCTTTCACGGCCTTCCCGGTACGTTCCCCCGTTTGCCCATACCCGGCAAGATCTCCAAACCAGCTGCCGGAATTAAAGGAATAGTAACTGCCAAACGTTTGAATATATTGGGTTTTCCTCGTGGCTGCATCAAGGTCAAATTCATATCCCGTATTTAGGAACAAAAAACTCACTGCGGAAGCTCCCATTTTAATATTGTAATGTGCAAGCTGAAGGTTTTTATAGGTATTTACAAGATATGGATTACGAAAAAGGTCTTCGCCATCTTCATTCAACGCCCCTACTAACTGTAATTTGTGATTCACAGCGGGATCTATGTTAATGAGCATCGCATCATGGCTTTGGCCTTGCTGCGCCCAATCCAGCGCACCCAGGATCCGCTGGTTGTCATAGGAAAGGATCTGCCGCCCGAATCTCAAAAATACCTTGTCATTCACAAGATATTGGGCGTAGGCCTCAAAAACAGCGACCCCATTCTTATCAAATGTTGTAACCGGGCTTACATCTCCCCAGGTCCTTACATTTTGCAGGGAAAACCGAAGGCTTAAAGCTTCATTATTAAAATCCAGCTGCACCCTGGAGCGTTGCGAGATAAAGGTAATTGCTTCCTGTTCGCTGTCAAGCAAGGTTTTAAATCCGTTTCGGTATTCCAGCCTTGGCCGTAGTTGCAGGGTGGCTTCAAATTCCTGGCTGTGTAAGAGGGATGAAAAAAGGAAGAAAAAAAGAAATCCTATGAGGGAATTTTTCATTTGAAAAAAATAAGGGAGTGTTTGTAAACTTATGTAAAGCAACAAACTGCCCCATTTCCTTCATATGACTTGTATCATATTTCCAAAAGTTTATTTTAAAAAAGTGAGTGCCGCAGGAAGGACCTTTATTTTAATTTTATCCCCTGCATATTCGTCATCCAGCACATCATCTACGTGAACCCTGGAGCCTTTCCATTTGATCTTTACTTTTTTCACCCTAAGCGTGTAGGCAAGTTTTCTAAGGTCAAAAGCAGTTGCCTCTTCCTTTAGAGTTTGAACATAGGCTTCCAATTCCTCTCTTTTATTTTCAGGGATTAATACCAGGTCCAGATACCCGTCTCCTATAGCTGCTTTGGGGGCCACCTGGAGATTTGGGCCAATATAGCGGGTGTTCATTACCTCTACCATAAGAAAGGAACCTTTAATGGTAAACCCATTCAACTCGATCTTCGCGGTTTGGGCCTTATATTTTTTCACTGTTTTTAGCAGCACCTTTAGCGTACGCTCTAGTTTTTCTTCGGGTGTTTCCCCGGGAACTTCCTCCTTTTCCTTCATTTTCGCCATCAATTCAGGAAAAATTCCCATCCCTACGCCTTCCAGAAAGATCTCATCCCCCGCTATTCCTTTTTGCCTTCCGCAGTCAAATTTTCTTTTTGATGATTTAGGGTCAATTGCTTTAAAGGCATCCTTTTCATTGATTGAAAGTGTGGTTGCAATATTGTTTGCCGTTCCCAGCGGCAACAGGTGTATGGGTGGCCGGTTTTCTGGTTTTGCCTGTTTAAGGAGTTCTACACCCACAGAATGTACCGTCCCATCCCCTCCCGCGAGATATATAGCATCGGGTAATTCCTCAAGACTTTTCTCCCAGCCCTCCTCATCTGTAGAAACATATTTGGGGGTCATGTCAGTTCCTTTAAAAAGTGCTATAAGGTGTTTTTTGGAATGTTCGGCGTCGCCGGCCGTAGGATTGTGTAATATCAATATATTCTTCATGCCCTTTGGTTGCTTTAATTCAAATATAACCATAGCAGGGGACGCAAAGATTTGGATTAACTATATGTTATGATTTATGCAAAGAATAGGGGTCTTTATATTAAAGTATGTATAAAATATGGACAATTTAAAAACGAATGAAAATTTAAACGCCGGGATTTCATTAAATTCATTGTTATAATCAAATTGTTGAACCTAAATATTGAAAGATGAAAATACTTGTAACCAATGATGACGGAATATATAGTCCGGGACTTTCCTGTCTTGCCCGTGTGGCTTCGGCATTTGGAGAAGTGATTGTAATGGCGCCAGATGTTGAACAATCTTCCATGGGGCAGGCCATAACTTCGGGAAAACCTATAACTTATAAGAAATCCCCTATTCATTTTGAAAATATAAAGGCCTACAGGGTGAATGGTACCCCGGCCGACTGTGTCGCGCTGGGAACACATCTTTATGAAGATATAGACCTTGTTTTATCTGGTATCAACATAGGTTCCAATTTAGGAAATTCTGCCTGGCATTCCGGGACCCTCTCGGCCGCAAGACAGGCAGTACTTTTTGAGGTGCGGGGTATTGCCCTTAGCGTTTCTGTGGGAGAGGAGGAAACAGATTTTGATGCCCTGGAACCTTATGTAATGGAGGCGTTGAAAGAGGTAGTGTATGAGGACGACCGGAAATTACTTAATATTAATTTCCCCAGGTATCCAAAGGGTGAAGTGGTTTGGACCACCCAGTCTGTAAGGCATTATGATGGTAAGGTAATAGCAAACAAGGACCCTATGGGAAGGCAACATTACTGGTTTACAGTGTTCCCTATTGAACCTGAAGATGAAGGATCTGACCGTTGGGCGGTAAAACACGGTAAAACCAGCATCACCCCAATGATCCTGGACCTTACAGATTATGATTATTTAAAAGAACGGGCTAAAGAATGAATATAAAAACTGAATCAGACTCTATACTGGTAAATTCTAATCTCTTTTTTTCCCGTTTATACTAATAAACCGCATCGCTTACAGATTTTAATAAAATTGAAATTTTAAAAAATATTAAAAAAGTGTTGCCCAGGTGAATACTGCGTTTTAATTTAGCGCTTTATTTAGAATCATTCTAAAGATTTTGACAGACCACCATGGGCAAGAAAAGGAATAAAGCGA encodes the following:
- a CDS encoding diacylglycerol/lipid kinase family protein, with product MKNILILHNPTAGDAEHSKKHLIALFKGTDMTPKYVSTDEEGWEKSLEELPDAIYLAGGDGTVHSVGVELLKQAKPENRPPIHLLPLGTANNIATTLSINEKDAFKAIDPKSSKRKFDCGRQKGIAGDEIFLEGVGMGIFPELMAKMKEKEEVPGETPEEKLERTLKVLLKTVKKYKAQTAKIELNGFTIKGSFLMVEVMNTRYIGPNLQVAPKAAIGDGYLDLVLIPENKREELEAYVQTLKEEATAFDLRKLAYTLRVKKVKIKWKGSRVHVDDVLDDEYAGDKIKIKVLPAALTFLK
- a CDS encoding alginate export family protein encodes the protein MKNSLIGFLFFFLFSSLLHSQEFEATLQLRPRLEYRNGFKTLLDSEQEAITFISQRSRVQLDFNNEALSLRFSLQNVRTWGDVSPVTTFDKNGVAVFEAYAQYLVNDKVFLRFGRQILSYDNQRILGALDWAQQGQSHDAMLINIDPAVNHKLQLVGALNEDGEDLFRNPYLVNTYKNLQLAHYNIKMGASAVSFLFLNTGYEFDLDAATRKTQYIQTFGSYYSFNSGSWFGDLAGYGQTGERTGKAVKAYYTGGNLNYRLNGTWAIGAGAEYFTGTKISEGEGSHRSFSPLFGTNHGFNGQMDYFYVGNHFNSVGLKDLYGKLSFRIKVAEIHLMPHVFYSAVPIPDPEGNGNSYLGTEIDIFGSHKIRKDLTASLGYSQMFGSNTLELLKGGDASRIQNWAWVMISFHPQVFSISK
- the surE gene encoding 5'/3'-nucleotidase SurE translates to MKILVTNDDGIYSPGLSCLARVASAFGEVIVMAPDVEQSSMGQAITSGKPITYKKSPIHFENIKAYRVNGTPADCVALGTHLYEDIDLVLSGINIGSNLGNSAWHSGTLSAARQAVLFEVRGIALSVSVGEEETDFDALEPYVMEALKEVVYEDDRKLLNINFPRYPKGEVVWTTQSVRHYDGKVIANKDPMGRQHYWFTVFPIEPEDEGSDRWAVKHGKTSITPMILDLTDYDYLKERAKE